One segment of Polaribacter huanghezhanensis DNA contains the following:
- a CDS encoding alpha/beta fold hydrolase produces MQNNIVYKNTKIFFSSTGKGAAIVFLHGFLENSFMWKSVAKELSKRNKIICIDLLGHGNTECIGYIHSMELMAEAVEAVLKYLKIQKSILVGHSMGGYVALAFAEKKPQKVKGLCLMNSTSLADDDERKALRTRANRLVQKNFKNMVQMSFTNLFSEQSRTVFKDEMKVALQEALQTPLQGYIACQEGMKIRPNREAVLRNLPCKKLLIIGKKDPVLDYKNSVKEAKNTNSELVVFPNGHMSHIENKQDLVLTLLHFFT; encoded by the coding sequence ATGCAAAATAATATCGTCTATAAAAATACTAAAATTTTTTTTTCATCAACAGGAAAAGGTGCTGCAATTGTGTTTTTGCATGGATTTTTAGAGAATTCTTTTATGTGGAAATCAGTTGCAAAGGAGCTCTCTAAGCGAAATAAAATTATTTGTATTGATTTATTAGGTCATGGAAACACAGAATGTATTGGGTATATCCATTCTATGGAATTGATGGCAGAAGCAGTTGAAGCAGTTTTAAAATACCTGAAAATTCAAAAATCAATTTTAGTTGGACATTCTATGGGCGGATATGTTGCGCTGGCGTTTGCAGAGAAAAAGCCACAGAAAGTAAAAGGTTTGTGTTTGATGAACTCCACTTCTTTGGCTGATGATGATGAGCGAAAAGCATTGAGAACACGAGCAAATAGATTAGTGCAGAAGAATTTTAAAAATATGGTGCAAATGTCTTTCACCAATTTGTTTAGTGAACAAAGTAGAACTGTTTTTAAAGACGAAATGAAAGTTGCTTTACAAGAAGCATTACAAACACCACTTCAAGGATATATTGCTTGCCAAGAAGGTATGAAAATTAGACCAAACAGAGAAGCTGTTTTACGGAATTTACCATGTAAAAAATTATTAATTATTGGTAAAAAAGATCCTGTTTTAGATTATAAAAATTCTGTAAAAGAAGCAAAAAACACAAATTCTGAGTTGGTAGTTTTTCCTAATGGACACATGAGTCATATTGAAAACAAACAAGATTTGGTACTTACTTTACTTCATTTTTTTACTTGA
- the brnQ gene encoding branched-chain amino acid transport system II carrier protein, whose amino-acid sequence MNKTKEIFIVGFALFSMFFGAGNLILPPFLGVQSGESWHLVALGFFVTAVIIPIFGIIAHARLQGTMFDFGKKVSPTFSATYCFIVYAISITLPAPRTASVTHEMAIAPFFGTSSLLTSTIYFVLVFVFVMNRSKILNLIGKFLTPLIIIILLAVIFIGITSNPEAINPSTFKTPFVSGLLEGYQTFDAIGAVVIGGVLVISMNFKKETSFEVKKELISKAGIVAGIGLLIIYTGLIYSGVLFSNSFAKNATRTEILTSLSTQTLGNIGTTFLSVLVALACFTTGVGIVTGTSDYFKGLFNNSQKAYTITAIIGCVLGVLIGQFDVHYIIVIALPALMFIYPITIILILLNVLPEKVASPTVFKAVVGITFLFSIPDFLKFIINPERLTRIQSYIPLSEFSLGWVLPAILIFIVVNVYKNFRTKTA is encoded by the coding sequence TTGAATAAAACAAAAGAAATCTTTATCGTTGGTTTTGCGTTATTTTCTATGTTTTTTGGTGCAGGAAACTTAATTCTTCCTCCTTTTTTAGGGGTTCAGTCTGGAGAAAGTTGGCACTTGGTTGCCCTTGGTTTTTTTGTTACCGCAGTTATTATTCCGATTTTCGGAATTATCGCGCATGCGCGTTTACAAGGAACGATGTTTGATTTTGGAAAAAAAGTATCACCAACATTTAGTGCTACTTACTGTTTCATTGTGTATGCAATATCGATTACATTGCCCGCACCAAGAACCGCTTCTGTAACACACGAAATGGCAATTGCACCCTTTTTTGGAACTTCATCCTTACTAACAAGTACTATTTATTTTGTATTGGTTTTTGTGTTTGTAATGAATCGTTCTAAAATCTTAAACCTCATCGGAAAGTTCTTAACGCCGTTAATTATCATCATTTTATTAGCTGTTATTTTTATCGGAATTACCTCAAATCCAGAAGCAATAAATCCATCAACTTTTAAAACCCCTTTTGTAAGTGGTTTGTTAGAAGGGTATCAAACTTTTGATGCTATTGGGGCTGTTGTTATTGGTGGAGTTTTAGTGATCTCTATGAACTTTAAAAAAGAAACTTCTTTTGAAGTAAAGAAAGAGCTCATTTCTAAAGCCGGAATTGTTGCCGGAATTGGCTTACTTATTATTTATACAGGTTTAATTTATAGCGGTGTTCTTTTTAGCAATTCTTTTGCTAAAAATGCAACCAGAACAGAAATTTTAACCAGTTTAAGTACACAAACATTAGGAAATATTGGCACCACTTTTTTAAGTGTTTTAGTAGCGTTGGCTTGTTTTACAACTGGAGTTGGAATTGTAACTGGTACTTCAGATTATTTTAAAGGATTGTTTAACAACTCACAAAAAGCGTATACAATTACTGCAATTATTGGCTGTGTTTTAGGCGTTTTAATTGGCCAGTTTGATGTGCATTATATTATTGTAATTGCACTCCCAGCATTGATGTTTATTTATCCTATAACCATCATTTTAATTTTACTAAATGTATTGCCAGAAAAAGTAGCGTCTCCAACTGTTTTTAAAGCTGTAGTCGGAATTACCTTTTTATTTAGTATTCCAGATTTTTTAAAGTTTATTATCAACCCAGAGAGGTTAACAAGAATTCAAAGTTATATTCCTTTATCTGAATTTAGTTTGGGTTGGGTTTTGCCAGCAATTCTAATTTTTATAGTTGTGAATGTTTATAAAAACTTTAGGACAAAAACTGCGTAG
- a CDS encoding aminopeptidase P family protein, giving the protein MKYHLIDNPLFIKNRAKFTAQMKPKSIAVFNSNDTFTTGADSTLPFHQHRDIFYLSGVDQEESMLLLFPDALDKKHREILFVTETNDHIAVWEGAKLNKEQATKTSGIKTVYWLSDFDKVFFDLMTEAETIYFNTNEHYRQSVQLESREDRFIKSVKDKFPAHNWAKSFPILQSIRGVKEPQELELLQTACNITEKGFRRILGFVKPGIMEYEIEAEFMHEFLRNRSKGFAYTPIVGSGYNACVLHYIENNQQCKAGDMLLLDVGAEYANYSSDMTRTIPVSGCFTDRQRAVYNAVNRVKNDATKMLVPGTIWAEYHKEVGKIMTSELLGLGLIDKADVQNEDKNWPAYKKYFMHGTSHHMGLDTHDYGALKTPMKANMVFTVEPGIYIPKENMGIRLEDDVVIQEKGEPFNLMRNIPIITEEIEDLMNQ; this is encoded by the coding sequence ATGAAATATCACTTAATAGATAATCCTCTTTTTATAAAAAATAGAGCAAAGTTTACTGCTCAAATGAAACCAAAATCAATTGCAGTTTTCAACTCAAACGATACCTTTACAACGGGCGCGGATAGTACATTGCCTTTTCATCAGCATAGAGATATTTTTTATTTAAGCGGTGTAGATCAAGAAGAAAGTATGTTGTTGTTATTTCCAGATGCCTTAGATAAAAAGCACAGAGAAATTTTATTTGTAACAGAAACAAACGATCATATTGCAGTTTGGGAAGGAGCTAAGTTAAATAAAGAGCAAGCAACAAAAACATCAGGAATAAAAACGGTGTATTGGTTAAGCGATTTTGACAAAGTCTTTTTTGATTTGATGACTGAAGCAGAAACAATTTATTTTAATACCAACGAACATTATCGCCAATCGGTACAATTAGAAAGTAGAGAAGATCGATTTATAAAAAGCGTTAAAGATAAATTTCCTGCGCATAATTGGGCAAAAAGTTTTCCGATTTTACAAAGTATTCGCGGCGTAAAAGAACCACAAGAATTAGAGTTATTGCAAACAGCATGTAATATAACAGAAAAAGGATTTAGAAGAATTTTAGGATTCGTAAAACCTGGTATTATGGAGTATGAAATTGAAGCAGAATTTATGCACGAATTTTTAAGAAATCGTTCTAAGGGATTTGCATACACGCCAATTGTTGGTTCTGGTTACAATGCTTGTGTGTTGCATTATATAGAAAATAATCAGCAATGTAAAGCGGGCGATATGTTGTTGTTGGATGTTGGCGCAGAATACGCAAATTATTCTTCTGATATGACACGTACAATTCCGGTAAGCGGATGTTTTACAGACAGACAAAGAGCTGTTTATAACGCTGTAAATAGAGTTAAAAACGATGCTACAAAAATGCTAGTTCCAGGAACAATTTGGGCGGAATATCATAAAGAAGTTGGTAAAATCATGACTTCAGAATTGTTAGGTTTAGGCTTGATTGATAAAGCTGATGTGCAAAATGAAGATAAAAACTGGCCAGCGTATAAAAAATATTTTATGCACGGAACATCGCATCATATGGGATTAGACACGCACGATTATGGTGCTTTAAAAACGCCCATGAAAGCAAATATGGTTTTTACGGTTGAACCTGGAATTTATATTCCTAAAGAAAATATGGGAATTCGTTTAGAAGACGATGTGGTGATTCAAGAAAAAGGAGAGCCCTTTAATTTGATGCGTAATATTCCGATTATAACAGAAGAAATTGAAGATTTAATGAATCAATAA
- a CDS encoding cold-shock protein, producing the protein MSKGTVKFFNESKGFGFITEEDNNKEHFVHISGLIDEIREGDDVEFDLQEGRKGMNAVNVKVI; encoded by the coding sequence ATGAGTAAAGGTACAGTAAAATTTTTCAATGAATCTAAAGGATTTGGATTCATCACTGAAGAAGACAACAACAAAGAACATTTTGTACACATTTCTGGATTAATCGATGAGATTAGAGAAGGTGATGATGTAGAATTTGACTTACAAGAAGGTAGAAAAGGAATGAACGCAGTTAACGTAAAAGTTATCTAA
- a CDS encoding DEAD/DEAH box helicase, whose protein sequence is MSFQSLGLNSALLKAVEKQGYKTPSPIQKKAIPLILEGKDVLASAQTGTGKTAGFTLPMLQILDATRSDKFRPIRALILTPTRELAAQVYDNVRDYGAYLNMKSTVVFGGVKAKAQIATIRQGVDVLVATPGRLLDLENQNALSLKRVEILVLDEADRMLDMGFLRDIKKIMSLMPAKRQNLLFSATFSREIKDLAAKILHNPVLVEATPQNSTAEKVDQKVYRVDKGQKTTLITKLITDGNWKQVLVFTRTKHGANKLTKKLIESKISAAAIHGNKSQGARTKALAQFKTNDIRVLVATDIAARGLDIPLLPHVINFELPNIPEDYVHRIGRTGRAGAKGEALSLVCIEEMEYVRQIEKLLGQKLESEVVEGFEPNNTTEPGKPNSNKPKKKNHAPRNSSKKPTNNNRKRNDNRSSRRDSSKRR, encoded by the coding sequence ATGTCATTTCAATCATTAGGATTAAACAGCGCTTTGTTAAAAGCTGTTGAAAAACAAGGGTATAAAACTCCGTCTCCAATTCAAAAAAAAGCAATTCCTTTAATTTTAGAAGGAAAAGATGTCTTAGCATCTGCCCAAACGGGAACAGGGAAAACAGCTGGATTTACGTTGCCAATGTTACAGATTTTAGACGCTACAAGAAGTGATAAATTTAGACCGATTAGAGCGTTAATATTAACACCAACAAGAGAATTGGCTGCTCAGGTTTATGACAATGTTAGAGATTACGGCGCTTATTTAAATATGAAATCTACTGTGGTTTTTGGAGGTGTAAAAGCAAAAGCCCAAATAGCAACCATTAGACAAGGAGTTGATGTTTTGGTGGCAACTCCGGGAAGATTGTTGGATTTGGAAAATCAAAATGCCTTGTCTTTAAAAAGAGTGGAGATTTTAGTGTTGGATGAAGCCGACAGAATGTTGGACATGGGTTTTTTAAGAGATATCAAAAAGATTATGAGCTTGATGCCTGCAAAGCGTCAAAACTTATTATTTTCTGCAACTTTTTCTAGAGAGATAAAAGACTTGGCTGCAAAAATTCTTCACAATCCTGTTTTAGTAGAAGCTACACCGCAAAATTCTACGGCAGAAAAAGTAGATCAAAAAGTATATCGCGTAGATAAAGGACAAAAAACAACATTAATTACAAAGTTAATTACTGATGGGAATTGGAAACAAGTATTGGTTTTTACAAGAACCAAACACGGCGCAAACAAGCTTACAAAAAAATTAATTGAAAGTAAAATTTCTGCAGCTGCTATTCATGGAAATAAAAGTCAAGGAGCTAGAACAAAAGCGTTGGCGCAATTTAAAACCAACGACATTCGTGTTTTAGTAGCAACCGATATCGCAGCACGTGGTTTAGACATTCCGTTATTGCCACATGTAATCAATTTTGAATTGCCAAATATTCCTGAAGATTATGTGCACAGAATTGGTAGAACAGGTAGAGCTGGTGCAAAAGGAGAAGCCTTGTCTTTGGTTTGTATTGAAGAAATGGAGTATGTTAGACAAATAGAAAAATTATTAGGGCAAAAATTAGAGTCAGAAGTTGTTGAGGGTTTTGAGCCAAATAACACAACAGAACCTGGTAAACCAAATTCTAATAAACCAAAGAAGAAAAATCACGCACCTAGAAATTCTTCAAAAAAGCCTACAAATAATAATAGAAAACGAAATGACAATCGTTCTTCTAGAAGAGATAGTAGTAAAAGAAGATAA
- a CDS encoding VPS10 domain-containing protein, whose amino-acid sequence MKKLTTFFTALLFASLMSAQQTTTANQIEKALLQKEASTKNSIVKDILFTNIGPTVMSGRVADVDVNPTDPTEFYVGYASGGLWHTKNNGITFTPIMDTSQTQNIGDIAVDWKSNTIWVGTGEKNSSRSSYAGIGILKSTDNGKTWENVGLTDSHHVSRIIINPKNPNEVLIAVIGHLYSSNKERGIFKTIDGGKTWSKKLFIDENTGFIDIEPAPNNFNVLYAASWERDRKAWNFVGSGSNSAIYKSIDGGETWKNISGNGFPTGSGVGRIGLAVYDENTVYALLDSQFEFKEDKRKNNPIALVLNSEVFQHITSEEFVNLDNKDIDTYLKSRGFHEKYRALNIKNFVQSNALSPGEIPAFLQSSQAVTAAAVTGAEVFLTTNGGKSWEKKNKEKLSLYSSYGYYFGEIRVDPQDQKAVYILGISLMKSKNSGETFTSISRENVHSDHQAFWINPKRSGHLINGNDGGLNMSYDDGESWTKLNYAPVGQFYSVFADNEKPYNVYGGLQDNGVWFGPNNARIDKRWEGSGQNPYKSIMGGDGMQVQVDSRDHNIVYTGSQFGSYARLNLANGKRKSITPKSKVKGETFRFNWQTPILLSPHNQDIVYFGSNKLHRSLNQGNDWSTISGDLTNGEKKGNVAYGTLTTISESPFKFGLIYVGSDDGLVNLTKDGGNSWTNISSSLPKNLWVSRVSASAHKKERVYVTLNGYRWDDFTSYVYMSDDYGATWKNIGNTIPTSPVNVIKEDPENEHILYLGTDNGLYVTFDNGGSWNPFSNGFPNVAVHDLVIQKRDKDLVVGTHGRSLYRANISKLQSFNSYKSKATHLFNIDAIKFSSRWGSTRWGTLFTPEVTISLFSSSAKKITVSVYADKVLVNSFSVNANKGFTTVKYDVSFSKSGKRAFERANKKTKLKAAQNGVFYLPKGTYTVKVDNEEQVFEIK is encoded by the coding sequence ATGAAAAAATTAACCACTTTTTTTACAGCGTTGCTTTTTGCTTCATTAATGAGTGCTCAGCAAACAACGACTGCGAATCAAATTGAAAAAGCTTTACTTCAAAAAGAAGCTTCCACTAAAAATTCTATTGTTAAAGACATCCTATTTACAAATATTGGCCCAACGGTAATGAGTGGTCGTGTTGCTGATGTAGATGTAAATCCAACCGATCCAACAGAATTTTATGTTGGATACGCTTCTGGAGGATTATGGCACACAAAAAACAACGGAATTACTTTTACTCCGATTATGGATACTTCTCAAACTCAAAATATTGGAGACATTGCAGTAGATTGGAAAAGCAATACGATTTGGGTCGGAACTGGAGAAAAAAATTCATCAAGATCTTCGTATGCAGGAATTGGTATTTTAAAATCTACGGACAACGGAAAAACATGGGAGAATGTTGGGTTGACAGATTCGCATCACGTAAGTAGAATCATCATCAACCCAAAAAATCCCAATGAAGTTTTAATTGCTGTAATTGGACATTTATATTCTTCGAATAAAGAAAGAGGAATTTTTAAAACCATTGATGGTGGTAAAACGTGGAGTAAAAAATTATTCATTGATGAAAATACAGGTTTTATCGATATAGAACCTGCTCCAAACAATTTTAATGTGTTGTACGCTGCTTCTTGGGAACGTGATCGTAAAGCGTGGAATTTTGTAGGAAGTGGATCTAATTCTGCCATTTATAAAAGTATTGATGGTGGAGAAACCTGGAAAAATATTTCTGGAAATGGGTTTCCTACCGGAAGCGGTGTTGGTAGAATTGGCTTAGCAGTGTATGACGAAAATACCGTATATGCACTTCTAGACAGTCAATTTGAATTTAAAGAAGATAAAAGAAAAAACAATCCTATTGCACTTGTGCTAAACAGCGAAGTGTTTCAGCATATTACTTCTGAAGAATTTGTAAATCTTGATAATAAAGACATCGATACCTATTTAAAATCTCGTGGATTTCACGAAAAATACAGAGCTTTAAATATTAAAAACTTTGTACAATCTAATGCTTTATCACCTGGAGAAATTCCTGCTTTTTTACAAAGCAGTCAAGCGGTAACCGCAGCTGCGGTTACAGGAGCAGAAGTGTTTTTAACTACAAATGGTGGAAAATCTTGGGAAAAGAAAAACAAAGAAAAATTAAGTTTGTATTCTTCTTATGGATATTATTTTGGAGAAATTAGAGTTGATCCACAAGATCAAAAAGCTGTTTATATTTTAGGGATTTCGTTGATGAAATCTAAAAATTCTGGAGAAACATTTACATCTATCAGTAGAGAAAATGTGCATTCAGATCATCAAGCTTTTTGGATAAATCCAAAACGTTCAGGGCATTTAATTAATGGAAATGATGGGGGTCTTAATATGAGTTATGATGATGGAGAAAGCTGGACTAAATTAAATTATGCACCAGTTGGTCAATTTTATTCAGTTTTTGCAGATAATGAAAAACCGTACAATGTGTATGGCGGACTTCAAGATAACGGTGTTTGGTTTGGTCCAAACAACGCCAGAATTGATAAAAGGTGGGAAGGTTCTGGCCAAAACCCATATAAATCGATTATGGGTGGAGACGGAATGCAAGTTCAAGTTGATAGCCGAGATCATAATATTGTATATACAGGTTCTCAATTTGGAAGTTATGCTCGTTTAAATTTAGCAAACGGAAAACGCAAGAGTATAACTCCAAAAAGTAAAGTAAAAGGAGAAACGTTCCGTTTTAACTGGCAAACACCCATTTTATTATCACCACACAATCAAGATATTGTCTATTTTGGAAGTAATAAATTACATCGCTCTTTAAACCAAGGAAACGATTGGAGTACCATTTCTGGTGATTTAACTAATGGTGAGAAAAAAGGAAATGTTGCTTACGGAACACTCACAACAATTAGCGAAAGTCCTTTTAAATTTGGACTGATTTACGTGGGTTCTGATGATGGGCTTGTAAACCTAACAAAAGACGGCGGAAATTCTTGGACAAATATTTCAAGTTCACTTCCAAAAAACTTATGGGTTTCTAGAGTGAGTGCATCAGCACATAAAAAAGAACGAGTTTATGTGACATTAAATGGGTATCGTTGGGATGATTTTACATCGTATGTTTATATGTCTGATGATTATGGTGCAACTTGGAAAAATATCGGAAATACCATTCCAACTTCTCCGGTAAATGTGATTAAAGAAGATCCAGAAAACGAACATATTTTATACTTAGGCACAGATAACGGATTGTATGTTACTTTTGATAATGGCGGTTCTTGGAATCCGTTTAGTAATGGATTTCCAAATGTTGCTGTGCATGATTTGGTTATTCAAAAAAGAGATAAAGATTTGGTGGTTGGTACGCACGGAAGAAGTCTTTACAGAGCAAACATTTCTAAATTACAAAGCTTCAATTCTTATAAATCAAAAGCAACTCACTTATTCAATATAGATGCAATTAAATTTTCATCTCGTTGGGGAAGTACAAGATGGGGAACACTATTTACTCCAGAAGTAACTATTTCTTTATTTTCTAGTTCTGCTAAGAAAATAACGGTTTCTGTGTATGCTGATAAAGTATTGGTAAATTCTTTTTCTGTAAATGCAAATAAAGGTTTTACAACAGTTAAATACGATGTTTCTTTTTCTAAAAGCGGAAAAAGAGCTTTTGAAAGAGCAAATAAAAAAACAAAATTAAAAGCAGCACAAAATGGCGTTTTCTATTTACCTAAAGGAACATATACTGTAAAAGTAGACAACGAAGAACAAGTGTTTGAGATAAAATAA
- a CDS encoding DUF6973 domain-containing protein — MKKVLIFYCVLFSLQGFSQTDWQAFKKLSCAEKTWIIFHPFKAKKAFKISKEAQRVSDSIAKTPLLDGDKRSGQVDAFRHAYWMARLHQEIGKNAALKLGKAHEKSNYQQYKKGQLEYGEVPDKISSEMDLFNNTVGVTYTEKGIPYPKNGLIYRIVNGILAGNYKVIKKDKKRNYVTCDDQIISQKDLKGKWKNEKCLINSN; from the coding sequence ATGAAAAAAGTGCTGATTTTTTATTGTGTTCTTTTTAGCCTTCAAGGGTTTTCTCAAACTGATTGGCAAGCGTTTAAAAAATTATCTTGTGCAGAAAAAACGTGGATAATTTTTCACCCATTTAAAGCAAAAAAAGCATTTAAAATTTCTAAAGAAGCACAAAGAGTTTCAGATTCAATTGCAAAAACACCTTTATTAGATGGTGATAAAAGGAGCGGACAAGTAGATGCTTTTCGGCATGCCTATTGGATGGCGCGTTTGCATCAAGAAATTGGAAAAAATGCTGCATTAAAATTGGGAAAAGCACACGAAAAAAGCAATTATCAACAATACAAAAAAGGGCAATTAGAATACGGAGAAGTTCCTGATAAGATTTCTTCAGAAATGGATTTATTCAACAACACTGTTGGTGTTACATATACCGAAAAAGGAATTCCGTATCCAAAAAACGGCTTGATTTATAGAATTGTAAATGGCATTTTAGCAGGAAACTATAAGGTCATCAAAAAAGACAAAAAAAGAAATTATGTAACTTGTGATGATCAAATTATTTCTCAAAAAGATCTCAAAGGAAAATGGAAAAATGAGAAGTGTTTGATAAACTCTAACTAG
- a CDS encoding succinate dehydrogenase cytochrome b subunit produces MSGILNSSIARKFAMALSAFFLMLFLLQHFVINLTSIFPNNGKTFNELSQFMGTNAIVQYVIQPVLIFGVVFHFVMGFVLEIKNNNARAIKYAKNNGAANSTWMSRNMIWTGLAILAFIVLHFIDFWFPEINTKFIQGDWSGMHNGQLRYFHELQEKFVNPARVGAYVVAFVFLALHLLHGFNSAFQSVGANNKYTKGLKTFGKLYAIIIPLGFIVIALFHHFNH; encoded by the coding sequence ATGAGCGGAATCTTAAATTCTTCAATTGCCAGAAAGTTTGCCATGGCACTTTCGGCATTCTTTTTAATGTTATTTTTATTACAACACTTTGTTATAAATCTAACATCTATATTTCCAAACAACGGAAAAACCTTTAACGAATTGTCTCAATTCATGGGAACCAACGCTATCGTACAATATGTAATTCAGCCTGTTTTAATTTTTGGTGTTGTTTTTCATTTTGTGATGGGATTTGTTTTAGAAATTAAAAACAACAACGCAAGAGCTATTAAATATGCTAAAAATAATGGCGCTGCAAATTCTACTTGGATGAGCAGGAATATGATCTGGACAGGTTTGGCCATTTTAGCGTTTATTGTCTTGCATTTTATCGATTTTTGGTTTCCAGAAATCAATACCAAGTTTATCCAAGGAGATTGGTCTGGAATGCACAATGGACAATTGCGATACTTTCATGAGCTACAAGAAAAATTTGTAAATCCTGCAAGAGTTGGAGCTTATGTTGTTGCATTTGTATTCTTAGCACTGCACCTTTTACACGGATTTAACTCGGCTTTCCAATCAGTTGGAGCAAATAATAAATATACTAAAGGATTGAAAACTTTTGGTAAACTATATGCAATCATAATTCCGTTAGGGTTTATTGTTATTGCTTTATTTCATCATTTCAATCACTAA